The region AATTAAAAGTTTCCTATCCTCTCTTAGATTTTTTAACTCTTCTTGTTGTTTTAATATAATTATTAAAGCATTTATAGACGTTACCAAAGCAATAAAAATGCAAGAAGAAAGTAGTACATGACCAAAATTTTTAATTAAGCATTTATTTAACATATTTATTCCTTATCCCATATATTCTAAAGCTAAAATAATACTTTGAGCTTCATCTGTTTTAAAAGCATCTATCCTAGAAGCTTTATATCCAGCTATCTTACAAGCTAGTTTCATCAAAGCCTCTTCACTCTTGTCTCTAGCTTTTTCTTTCCATAAAACTCTTATCTTCTTTTTTTGTGCATCAGTTATTAAAGTTACTCTATCTTTATCACGTTTTAGCATAGGTATATCACTTACTTTTCTATAGCAAAAATCTAACAAAAGTTTTAGCTGGTCTATACTCATATCTTTTAAACTTTCAGCTGCAAATCTGCTTTGCATAAACTCTTTTCTCTCATCTTCATTATTAAATACATTACCTTTATTTATCTGTATTTTAGTGATTAGATTTTGTTTGTATTCTTTCTGTTTTGGTGTCATAATAGTCCTTTTAAGATTTGTTGTAACCTTTACAACTGTTACAACTCCCACCCTTTAGGGCTTTATTTGTGGTTGTTGTAGTGGTTGTAGTGGTTTCAAGATATTAATTTATAAGTTACAGGTCTACCTTTTTTCTCTTGGTGTTTAGACCAAAACTTATCCACATATTTTTCAAGTGTATCTCTTGCAGTTTTATCTGTTTTTTCATGTCCTACTGCTTTGAGTAATTCAGTTT is a window of Halarcobacter sp. DNA encoding:
- a CDS encoding phage protein GemA/Gp16 family protein; the protein is MTPKQKEYKQNLITKIQINKGNVFNNEDERKEFMQSRFAAESLKDMSIDQLKLLLDFCYRKVSDIPMLKRDKDRVTLITDAQKKKIRVLWKEKARDKSEEALMKLACKIAGYKASRIDAFKTDEAQSIILALEYMG